In the Agromyces flavus genome, GGTGCGCGGCCTGCTCATCCGGCTCGCGGCAGTGCGCGGCCGGGTGGGCGAGGGGCAGACGGATGGCGCGACCGCCGCGCGTCGGACGGTGCTCGCCGCGCTGCCCGCCCAGTGGGCACGCGTCGCCGCACCGCTGTACGGCGCGCGCGCCGCGCGCGTGCTGCACCTCGCGGCGGCCGCCACGGCGCTCGGCGTGATCGCCGGCCTGTACACGCGCGGGCTCGCGTTCGAGTACCGCGCCTCGTGGGAGAGCACGTTCCTCGGCGCCGAGCAGGTGCACGCGCTGCTCGCGGTCGCACTCGCGCCGGGATCGTGGCTGACGGGCATCCCGGTGCCGGACGTCGCCGCGATCGAGGCGATCCGCGCGCCCGAGAGCGAGAACGCCGCGAACTGGCTGCATCTCATGGCCGGCACGGTCGCGGTGGTCGTCGTCATTCCGCGGCTCGTGCTCGCAATCGTCGCGGGACTGGCCGAGCGGCGGCGCGCCCGTCGCGTCCGCCTGCCGCTCGACGACCCGTATTTCCGTCGCCTGGTGGGCGGATGGGTCGGCGAGCCGACCCGCGTGCGCGTCATCCCGTATAGCTACACGCCGGCCGACGACGCACGCGCCGGGCTCGACGCCGTACTGGCGCGGGCGTTCGGCAACGCGGCGCCGACCGTCGATGCGCCCGTCGCGTGGGGCGACGACGAGGCGCTCGCCATGGTGACGGATGCCGCGGCGACCGCCGAGGTCGCACTGGCGCTGTTCAGCCTCGCGGCGACACCCGAGGAGGACGCGCACGGCGCGTTCCTCGATGCGCTGCGCAAGGGCGGCGGCGCGCCGGTGGCCCTCGTGGACGAGTCCGCGTTCCTCGCCCGGTGGTCGGGCGACGACCGGCGGCTCGAGGACCGGCGCGCGGCCTGGCGCGAGCTTGTTGCCGCGCACGGCGGCGCGGTCGTGTTCGCCGACCTCGGTGCGCCCGAGGCAGCGGATGCCGCGGAGCAACTCGCGGACGCGACATCCGCTGATGCCGACCGAGCCGGCGGGAGGCGCGGATGACCGCGGGCGAGGGTCTCGGCACGGCCGCGACTCGACCCGCGCACGTCCCGGGCCTCGACGCGGGCGCGGTGTCGCTCTCGCTCATCTCGCACACGAACGCGGGAAAGACCACGCTCGCGCGCACGCTGCTCGGGCGCGACGTCGGCGAGGTGCGCGACGCGCCGCACGTCACCGCCGAGGCGACGCCCTATCCGCTCGTGCAGACCGCGAACGGCGATCTCCTCACCCTGTGGGACACGCCAGGATTCGGCGACAGCGTGCGCCTCGCGCGGCGGCTGCGGCAGGACCGCAACCCGATCGGCTGGTTCCTCTCGCAGGTGTGGGACCGCTACCAGGACCGCGCGCTCTGGCTCAGCCAGCTCGCGGTGCGCAACGTCGCCGAGCAGGCCGACGTCGTGCTCTACCTCGTGAACGCGGCCGAGGCACCCGCCGACGCCGGCTACCTCGCACCCGAGCTCGAGGTGCTCGAGTGGATCGGCAAGCCCGTGCTGGTGCTGCTCAACCAGACCGGGCCGCCGCGCGATCGCGCCGCCGAGGAGGCCGACGAGGCACGCTGGCGCGCCGCGCTCGCGGACGCGCCGCACGTGCGCGGCGTGCTCACCCTCGACGCGTTCGCGCGCTGCTGGGTGCAGGAGTTCACGCTCTTCCGCGCCATCCGCCCCCTCGTCGCCGACGACGACCGAGCCGCGTTCGCGCGCCTCACCGACGAGTGGCGCGAGCGCCGCATGGACCAGTTCGACCTCGCCATGGACGCGCTCGCCGAGCCGATCGCGCACGCCGCGTGCGACCGCGAGGTGCTGCCGCCCGAACCGCTGCCCGCGCGGATCGGCGGCTCGCTCGGGCTGCCTCGTCCGACGCGAACACAGGCGCGAGCGGATGCCACGGGGCAGATGGCGGCACGGCTGCAGGACGACCTGCGACGCAGCCTGGACCGGCTCATCGCCATCCACGAACTCGAGGGCCGCGCCGCCGAGGAGGTGCTCGAGCGCGTCGCCGACGACGTGCACGTCGACGCACCGCTCGACGAGGGCCGCACCGCGGCCGTCTCGGGCGTGGTGTCCGGCGCGCTCACCGGGCTCGGCGCCGACCTCGCCGCGGGCGGATTGACGTTCGGTGCGGGCATGGTCGCGGGCGCCATCATCGGCGCGCTCGGCGGCGCGGGCGTCGCCCGCGGCGTCAACCTCGTGCGCGGCCGCAACGACTCGACCCTGCGCTGGGAGGAGGCGTTCCTCGACGGGCTCGTGACCTCGGCGCTGTTGCGCTACCTCGCCATCGCGCACTGGGGACGGGGCCGCGGCCGGTGGACGCAGGGCGAGTACGCGCCCTTCTGGCGCGAACTCGTCGTGGAGTCGGTCGTCGAGAACCAGGAGCGCCTCGCCGCGATCTGGTCCCGCCGCGCCGACGGGGAGGACGCCGTGCAGCGCGAGCTCGAAGAACTGCTCGAGCGGATGGCGCTCGGGCTGCTCGATCGGCTGTATCCGGGGGCGCTCGGCGGGGAGTAGCCTCCGCTCATGGAGACGAGCCTCGGATCGGCGCTGCTGCCGCTCATCGCGCTCGCGGCCTCGCTCGTCGCGGCCGTCTCGGTCGGATCGCTCGTGGTCGCGTGGCTGCGCAAGCCCGGGCCCGACCAGACCGCCGCGATCACGGATCCGCGGACCGCGGGGATGCTGGCGGTCGGCTTCGTCTCCGGGGAGGCGACTCGACGGTGGCTCGTCGCGACGGTGCTGGAGCTCGCGGAGGCCGGCGTCATCGCGATCGACGACCGGCGCGGACTTCGCGACGGCGACGAGGGTCGAGCGCGCGACATCCATCTCGTCTTCGATGCGGACTCGTTGATGGTGGGCGCTTCGGCCGATGCCGGAGATCCCTCGACCCAGGTCGTCGCGTCGGTCTTCGCTCCGACGCAGGCCGGCGGCTCCGATCTGGTGTCACGCGGGGCGAGTATCGAGGTCGACCAGGTCCTCATCCGCAACCGCCCGCTCGCCTGGCTCACCCGCGATCGGCTCCTCGACGCGGCCGGCTGGTATCGCGAACGCCGTCCCGTCTCCCGGTTCCGGGCGGCCACGATCGGCGGCGTCATCGGCGTCGGGCTCGGATTGCTCTCGCTGCCGGGCCCCGAGGACGATTCGATCGCGTGGATCGCCGTCGTCGTGGGCGCGCTGGCGATCGGGCTGCGCGTGGTGCTCAGCTCGTGGGTGCCGCTGAACGCGGCGGGACTCGAACTGCGCGAGCGCGCGATGCGCGTGCGCGAACAACTGGCTCTCCCGAATACGAGGACGGCGGCGACGCTCCACGGAAGCGTGCTGCCTTGGGCCGTCCTCTTCGGTGAGTCCGGTGCGATCGAACGCGCAGCCGAAGCGGCGGAGCGCTTCCGCACGCCGCCCGACTGGTACCGATCGAGCGCGCCGTTCTCGTCGGGCCGACTCGTCTCCTGCATCGCGCTCGTGAGCGCGCAGCTGTCGCAACCGATCCGGCTCGGCCCCAGGCCGGTGGTGACGCCTGAGAGCCGCTTCGGCGTGCCCATGGTCGCCGACCACAGGGGATGGGGCGGCGCGTACTTCGACGCCAACGGAGCCGGTGCGGTGCACGGCGGACTCGGCCACACCGGCGACTTCGGCGCCGGTACCGGCGGAGTCATGGGTTACGACGGAGGGGGCTTCGGCGGCACCGCCTACGACGGCGGGAGCTTCGACGGCGGCGGAGGTTTCGACGGCGGCGGAGGCAACTGAGTCGCGCTCAGGGCATGACGAACCGCCGGCCGTAGAGCGCCTCGGCGTTGCGCCAGGCCATGAGCTCGGCGACGCGGATGGCGTCGTCGGCCAGCCAGTCGTGGCGGTCGACGTAGTCCGCGAGCACGCCGGTCGCGGCATCCCGCCAGGCGGCGGCGCCGACGAGGACGCGCTCGGGCGCGCCCCAGGCATCGGTTGAGAACAGGACCTTCGAGAACGGCGCGAGGTCGAGTGACTCGCGGAGGACGACGTCGGCGTTCGCGCCGACCTGCCCCAGGGCGAGGCCGGCGTCGAGGTGCACGTGCGGGTACAGGTGCGCGAGCATGCCCGCCTCGCGGACGAACGGGTAGCAGTGCAGGAGCACGACGCGTCCGCCCGTGTGCTGCGTCGCGGCGAGGAAGGGCTGGAGGAGGAACGGGTCGGCCCGGTCGAAGCGCAGGTCGCCGTCGCCGAAGCCGACGTGCACCTGGAGGACCGAGCCCTGCTCGAGCGCCCACCAGGCGAGGTGGCGGATGATCGTGGCATCCGCGAGGCGCGGACGCTGCGCGGATGCGGCGCCTGCGGCGAACCACGCGTCGGCGGCCGCGGCGACCTCGGCCGCGGTCGGCCGAGCCGGATCCAGCGCGAGGCCGACGCGGTACGCCGCGATCGTCTTGTACCCGACCGCCCGCGCCGCCCGCGTCGCGAGCGCCGCCTCCAGGCGCTCGAGGAACTCGTCGCCGGATGACGCACCGGCCATTGCAGTCTCGGCCAGGGTCTCGAGCCGCACGATCGGATACGACCGCGCGCCGGCGAGGCGCATCATTCGCTCGTCGGGCAGCAGGCGCTCGGGCGCATGGCCGTCGTCGATGAGGTACGTCGTGATGCCCGACGCCCGGAGGATTCGGCTCGTCGCTTCGTCAAACCCGAGCTCGCTGCGAGTGACCAGGTATTCGGCGGCGTCCGCGAACGGCTCGAGCCCGAGCGCCGGTGCACACCAGCGGCGCACCGCGAAGCCGAACTGGCTGTCGAACACGGCCGTGCGGTCGGCCTGGTCGGCCTGCAACATCGCGTCGAGCAGCTCGGCCTCGACGAGCGGATCGGCGAGCATGCCGTGCACGTGGTGGTCGACGAGCGGCATCCGCTCGATCGCCTCGGCGACGCGCTCGCGGTCGCCGCGCTTCGCGGTCATGACGCGATCCTCTCGCGAAGCGGCGGCACCCACCATCCGCCGTCCCCCGAGGCGGCCCGGAGACCCGTTCAGTACAGGCCTGCCGTGCAACCGGGGGCGCTCCGGATGTCGCGTCACGACCGTCGCGCGATGGTGGACGCACCCAGGCAGGCCCTATCCCGCCGAAACGAACCACACTCGGAGGGACGAACCCATGGATCTCGCATTCCACCATCTCGCTCAGTCGACCCACGCCGACGACGTGCGTCACGCGGAGCGCGTCAACGAGTACCGACGGATCGCCGACGAGCAGCGTCCAGCAGCGCGCCCCGTTCGCGAAGTCGTCGAACCGCGCCCGCACCCGGTGTGGTCCCGCCTCGTCAACGCCCTGGCGGTGAACCAGATGCGCTTCCACCGGCACGCGCACTGACACGCGCCGAACACGCGAAGCGGGCCCGCCCCCGAGGGGACGGGCCCGCCGCGTGTCGCGATGCGTCAGCCGAGGCTGCGGATCACTGCGGGTTGTTGACGCTGACGGTCATGCTGCCGCCGGTCGTCTGCGAGTTCACGGTCACCGTCACGCCGTGGCCGGCGACCATGACGCCGCCGAGCGGGTTGGTCGAGCTGAAGTACGCGTCCTTGACCTTGTCCGAGAAGGTCGCGGTCTGCAGCTCGTTGCCGTCGGAGCCGACCGCCTCGAGCGTCTTCACGGTCTGGCTCTTGCCCGAACCGCTCAGGACCTCCTTGTGCAGAAGGGTCTCGTCGATCGGCTGCAGACCGAACGTCGCGTCGAACGGCTGGCGACGGTTGCTCGGCGCAGTGCCATCGGAGTAGGTGAACTTCACCGGGTCAGCGTCCACGGGAAGCGCGAGGCCATGGCCCTCGTGCTCGATCGTGTTGTTGTCGCTGTAGGCCTCGTCGATCGCCCAGACGAGCATGCCGTCCTGGAACTTGAAGTGCTCGACGTGGTCGGGCGCCGTGTACGCCTTGTCGAACTGGTACGGACCCGACTCGAGGGTCGCGTCGTAGTCGACGTAGGTGCGGTTCTCGACGAGGTAGTAGCGGTCGCCCTCGCTCGTCTCGGTGCCGGTGCTGATCTTGAAGCCGCCCGCAGCGGTCCAGCCCTTCTCACCGCTCTCGACGTCGTCGCTGAACAGCGTGGTGCCGCCGTTCTTGATCGAGATGTCGTCGAGGAACGCGCCGGCGTAGTGCACGCCGCCGTCGGTCTGGTAGCGGAACCGGAACTCGGTCGGCGCACCGCCAGGCACGCTGAACCGGACGGTCGACCACTTGCCGCTCGTCGAGCCGTCGATCGGCGTACCGATCTGCTTCCAGTCGGTCGTGCCGACCGGACGGTACTCGGCGTAGAGGTAGTCGTAGCCGGCCTCGATGTCATACCAGGCCTTCGCCGTGACGGTGGCCGAGCGGATGCCAGTCAGGTCGAGGGTGCGCGTGAGCGTCGTGTTGAGGTCGTCGGCGCTGCCGGTCCACCAGGCGTTCGAACCCGATGCGGGCGTCGTGTAGGTGGTCTCGATCTGCTGGTCCGGCACGTCGACGACGAGCGCCTGCTCCTGGTCGGCGACCTGCCGGGCGGCGGGGCTCAGCGTGAAGTCGCCGCTCTCGCCGGGCGAGACGACGGCGTAGTCGAGCCAGCCGAGCTGGAGCTTCTCCCAGGGGCCCATGTAGTTGGGCTTCGTTCCGATGTCCTCGGACGTGCCGCTGCTGAGCCATGAACCGCTGGACATGAGCGTCCAGAACCCCGTGGAGTTCTCGCCGCCCGCGGTGTCGTAGAAGTCGGGGAGTCCGAGGTCGTGCGCGTACTCGTGCGCGAACACGCCGAGTCCGCCGTTCTCGGCCTCGACGGTGTAGTCGCCGATCCAGTAGCCCGTGTTGCCGATCTGGGCGCCGCCGAACTTCACCTGGGTGCCGTCGACCGTCGGACCGGTGGTGCCGTAGTCGGTCGAGTTCACGTACCAGCGGTGCGACCAGATGGCGTCCTCGCCCTGCGCGCCGCCGCCGGCGTCCTCGCCCTCACCGGCGTGCACGGCCTGGAAGTGGTCGAGGTAGCCGTCGGGCTCGTCGAAGTCGCCGTCCTCGTCGAAGTCGTAGCGGTCCCACACGTCGAAGGTCGCGAGCTCGGCCTTGATCTCGGCGTCGGTCTTGCCGGCGGTCTTCTGCGCGTCGTAC is a window encoding:
- a CDS encoding DUF2868 domain-containing protein, giving the protein MDESAALEVTAARAVETGDRDRLLWTDADRQWASRAAATVVGERASREEFLARRAQLVLERIGTRQPSVRRAVRAIRWRPWVGVMVVVGAFVLGVLVDRIGGGSSINLLAPPVFALVAWNLVVYVWLLVQPLVLRGSRVGPVRGLLIRLAAVRGRVGEGQTDGATAARRTVLAALPAQWARVAAPLYGARAARVLHLAAAATALGVIAGLYTRGLAFEYRASWESTFLGAEQVHALLAVALAPGSWLTGIPVPDVAAIEAIRAPESENAANWLHLMAGTVAVVVVIPRLVLAIVAGLAERRRARRVRLPLDDPYFRRLVGGWVGEPTRVRVIPYSYTPADDARAGLDAVLARAFGNAAPTVDAPVAWGDDEALAMVTDAAATAEVALALFSLAATPEEDAHGAFLDALRKGGGAPVALVDESAFLARWSGDDRRLEDRRAAWRELVAAHGGAVVFADLGAPEAADAAEQLADATSADADRAGGRRG
- a CDS encoding DUF3482 domain-containing protein — protein: MTAGEGLGTAATRPAHVPGLDAGAVSLSLISHTNAGKTTLARTLLGRDVGEVRDAPHVTAEATPYPLVQTANGDLLTLWDTPGFGDSVRLARRLRQDRNPIGWFLSQVWDRYQDRALWLSQLAVRNVAEQADVVLYLVNAAEAPADAGYLAPELEVLEWIGKPVLVLLNQTGPPRDRAAEEADEARWRAALADAPHVRGVLTLDAFARCWVQEFTLFRAIRPLVADDDRAAFARLTDEWRERRMDQFDLAMDALAEPIAHAACDREVLPPEPLPARIGGSLGLPRPTRTQARADATGQMAARLQDDLRRSLDRLIAIHELEGRAAEEVLERVADDVHVDAPLDEGRTAAVSGVVSGALTGLGADLAAGGLTFGAGMVAGAIIGALGGAGVARGVNLVRGRNDSTLRWEEAFLDGLVTSALLRYLAIAHWGRGRGRWTQGEYAPFWRELVVESVVENQERLAAIWSRRADGEDAVQRELEELLERMALGLLDRLYPGALGGE
- a CDS encoding amidohydrolase family protein: MTAKRGDRERVAEAIERMPLVDHHVHGMLADPLVEAELLDAMLQADQADRTAVFDSQFGFAVRRWCAPALGLEPFADAAEYLVTRSELGFDEATSRILRASGITTYLIDDGHAPERLLPDERMMRLAGARSYPIVRLETLAETAMAGASSGDEFLERLEAALATRAARAVGYKTIAAYRVGLALDPARPTAAEVAAAADAWFAAGAASAQRPRLADATIIRHLAWWALEQGSVLQVHVGFGDGDLRFDRADPFLLQPFLAATQHTGGRVVLLHCYPFVREAGMLAHLYPHVHLDAGLALGQVGANADVVLRESLDLAPFSKVLFSTDAWGAPERVLVGAAAWRDAATGVLADYVDRHDWLADDAIRVAELMAWRNAEALYGRRFVMP
- a CDS encoding immune inhibitor A domain-containing protein, giving the protein MNRRTRGMLAMAAASATMIAGAAFGQAAIAAPVNDPNTGSASAAAARPDNRPGPLTERQNERRKAAQELILSGQASPSEDGVVQLAEDKYYEAAVSGTGRLFTILSEFGDQGSGKLGTVPGPLHNEIPEPDRAVNNSTHWIPEFETPYYEDLFFGDGDSFADFYTKQSSGNYTVDGEVSDWVQVPGNASTYGDNSVEDYGGAWQFIEDSGNAWYDAQKTAGKTDAEIKAELATFDVWDRYDFDEDGDFDEPDGYLDHFQAVHAGEGEDAGGGAQGEDAIWSHRWYVNSTDYGTTGPTVDGTQVKFGGAQIGNTGYWIGDYTVEAENGGLGVFAHEYAHDLGLPDFYDTAGGENSTGFWTLMSSGSWLSSGTSEDIGTKPNYMGPWEKLQLGWLDYAVVSPGESGDFTLSPAARQVADQEQALVVDVPDQQIETTYTTPASGSNAWWTGSADDLNTTLTRTLDLTGIRSATVTAKAWYDIEAGYDYLYAEYRPVGTTDWKQIGTPIDGSTSGKWSTVRFSVPGGAPTEFRFRYQTDGGVHYAGAFLDDISIKNGGTTLFSDDVESGEKGWTAAGGFKISTGTETSEGDRYYLVENRTYVDYDATLESGPYQFDKAYTAPDHVEHFKFQDGMLVWAIDEAYSDNNTIEHEGHGLALPVDADPVKFTYSDGTAPSNRRQPFDATFGLQPIDETLLHKEVLSGSGKSQTVKTLEAVGSDGNELQTATFSDKVKDAYFSSTNPLGGVMVAGHGVTVTVNSQTTGGSMTVSVNNPQ